One window of the Streptomyces sp. B3I8 genome contains the following:
- a CDS encoding DUF6183 family protein codes for MSDRIQKIVTRLPDLKRVTEVWNTAEGRLTQGDAEFVADLGIALANRYGSSAAQIWQYRSVFDRLLRLLTMAPGPEHVEQAVRLVSAASPGNRKLARYAASLLAEGQTPHDLTFVFAGGSSRAAASEELRVCLVHEMVLRGITIAESPVIEAWATSPHWRHHPLAWLPLELSVIEETPPLPSYSVGGGSYSMPYGPQDGSGVTLGSVRHLPQVTDTTTEKFSEAAAAAVANWAKESNGRSETGTYDLAEPVETECLPDLLVTLGLECLNGVGPRKRLALSSCQAEHAWRMLFAAASTGGAYNNGEYGAYGRLAAWRSVGSLSGASVAAPFSEVERNAQACDWYSFEAATKWFELVAWDIGLVSVAPGARRIAVLAATDTD; via the coding sequence GTGAGCGACCGGATACAGAAGATCGTGACGCGACTGCCCGACCTGAAGAGGGTCACCGAGGTATGGAACACGGCCGAGGGCAGGCTCACCCAAGGTGATGCCGAGTTCGTGGCCGATCTCGGCATTGCCCTGGCCAACCGATACGGTTCCTCCGCCGCTCAGATCTGGCAGTATCGCAGTGTTTTCGACCGTCTTCTCCGCCTGCTGACCATGGCTCCAGGTCCCGAACACGTCGAGCAGGCGGTGCGGCTCGTGTCCGCTGCCTCGCCCGGCAACCGGAAGCTGGCCCGCTACGCGGCTTCACTGCTCGCCGAGGGCCAGACACCACACGACCTGACCTTCGTCTTCGCAGGCGGCAGCTCACGCGCCGCAGCCTCGGAGGAGCTTCGGGTCTGCCTCGTCCACGAGATGGTGCTCAGAGGCATCACGATCGCGGAGTCGCCGGTGATCGAGGCGTGGGCGACGTCACCGCACTGGCGCCATCATCCGCTTGCCTGGCTGCCGCTGGAGCTGTCGGTGATCGAGGAGACGCCACCCCTGCCGAGTTACTCAGTGGGTGGGGGCAGCTACTCGATGCCTTACGGGCCCCAGGACGGCTCCGGTGTCACGCTGGGCAGCGTCAGGCACCTGCCGCAAGTGACCGATACAACGACGGAAAAATTCAGCGAGGCCGCTGCTGCAGCCGTGGCCAACTGGGCCAAGGAGTCCAATGGCCGCAGTGAAACGGGAACGTACGACCTGGCTGAGCCGGTCGAGACGGAGTGCCTTCCCGACCTGTTGGTGACGCTGGGCCTGGAGTGCCTGAACGGGGTAGGTCCGCGCAAACGCCTCGCCCTCTCCTCCTGCCAAGCGGAACACGCCTGGCGCATGCTTTTCGCGGCGGCATCGACCGGCGGTGCGTACAACAACGGTGAGTATGGCGCTTACGGGCGACTGGCCGCATGGCGTTCCGTCGGCAGCCTTTCCGGAGCATCCGTGGCAGCACCGTTCAGCGAAGTGGAACGAAACGCCCAGGCGTGCGACTGGTACAGCTTCGAGGCCGCCACAAAGTGGTTCGAGCTCGTGGCCTGGGACATAGGGCTGGTCTCCGTTGCCCCAGGGGCTCGACGAATCGCCGTCCTGGCCGCCACGGACACGGACTGA
- a CDS encoding DUF6262 family protein, translated as MTPLPEHLRNATHARTREAEKRARAALAELVKVGKPISFTAVARQAGVSTDFLYRSPELRMQIERRRAKGGSVPAAPADASGDSSTSAAVRALSARLTRQQETHREELASLRKALEIAQGENLDLRRRLARYEAD; from the coding sequence ATGACGCCGTTGCCCGAACACCTACGCAATGCCACCCACGCCCGCACTCGGGAAGCAGAGAAGCGGGCTCGCGCCGCCCTCGCCGAGCTGGTCAAGGTCGGTAAGCCCATCAGCTTCACCGCCGTGGCCCGCCAGGCCGGAGTGAGCACCGACTTTCTCTACCGGAGCCCGGAACTGCGGATGCAGATCGAGCGACGCCGTGCCAAGGGAGGGTCTGTTCCGGCCGCACCCGCAGATGCGTCGGGTGACTCCTCGACCTCCGCCGCGGTGAGAGCACTGAGTGCCCGCCTCACGCGGCAGCAGGAGACTCACCGTGAGGAGTTGGCGAGCCTTCGCAAGGCCCTCGAAATCGCGCAGGGCGAGAACCTCGACCTGCGTCGGCGGTTGGCGCGCTACGAGGCCGACTGA
- a CDS encoding tyrosine-type recombinase/integrase has translation MASTQRVAMSEGVTWTVLGEDFRVAEPVEQYLEYLRSRDCSPNTVKSYARALALWWTFLERRAQAWDAVGITELGTFVGQLRRGEVAEEVVVLHGRTRMADATVANRARAVMGFYHYHAARGVEVAGRLYETVRARPGGYLPFLEHVARRTGRRSSVVKIRVRTKPVPVLLPAQMAVIRDAEASWDAAGAVWSGELRYRLLWTLLEETGLRLGEALGLRHCDWKTGTGTTAQVEVVPREDHPHGLRAKSGHRRVFIGSALDRLYGDWVWALCEAGADVELDDWDNAYIFCNLRRGPRFAPLRPESVYKHLGVRKKDVPGLPPHMTPHWYRHTHATALLLSGVPMHVVSRRLGHADIQTTINTYAHVTEDAELRACADWQKITRTWGSRHEG, from the coding sequence GTGGCCAGTACGCAGCGGGTGGCCATGAGTGAAGGCGTGACGTGGACGGTCCTTGGCGAGGACTTCCGTGTCGCGGAGCCGGTCGAGCAGTACCTGGAGTACCTGAGATCGAGGGACTGCTCGCCCAACACCGTGAAGAGCTATGCCCGGGCGCTCGCGTTGTGGTGGACGTTTCTGGAGCGGCGGGCGCAGGCGTGGGACGCGGTTGGGATCACTGAACTCGGAACGTTCGTAGGTCAGTTGCGCCGCGGAGAGGTAGCCGAAGAGGTGGTGGTGCTTCACGGGCGGACGCGGATGGCTGACGCCACTGTGGCGAACCGGGCCCGCGCAGTCATGGGCTTCTACCACTATCACGCCGCGCGCGGGGTCGAGGTCGCCGGCCGGCTGTACGAGACGGTGCGGGCCAGGCCGGGCGGTTACCTTCCGTTCCTGGAGCACGTGGCGCGCAGGACCGGACGCCGTTCGAGCGTGGTCAAGATCCGTGTACGGACGAAGCCGGTGCCGGTGCTGCTGCCCGCTCAGATGGCGGTGATCCGCGACGCGGAAGCGTCCTGGGACGCAGCGGGCGCAGTCTGGTCGGGCGAGCTGCGGTACCGCTTGCTGTGGACACTGCTGGAGGAGACCGGGCTGCGGCTCGGCGAGGCACTCGGCCTACGGCACTGTGACTGGAAGACCGGCACGGGCACGACCGCACAGGTCGAGGTCGTCCCTCGCGAGGACCACCCGCACGGCCTGCGGGCCAAGAGCGGTCACCGCCGCGTCTTCATCGGCTCCGCCCTGGACCGTCTGTATGGGGACTGGGTCTGGGCGCTGTGCGAGGCAGGCGCCGATGTCGAGCTGGACGACTGGGACAACGCGTACATCTTCTGCAACCTGCGCCGTGGGCCCCGGTTCGCCCCGCTCCGGCCGGAGAGCGTCTACAAGCACCTGGGAGTGCGGAAGAAGGACGTACCCGGGCTGCCGCCACACATGACACCGCACTGGTACCGGCATACGCACGCCACAGCCCTGCTCTTGTCCGGTGTGCCGATGCATGTGGTCAGCCGGCGGCTCGGCCACGCAGATATCCAGACCACCATCAACACCTACGCCCACGTGACCGAGGACGCCGAGCTGCGCGCGTGCGCGGACTGGCAGAAGATCACGCGAACCTGGGGGAGCCGTCATGAAGGCTGA
- a CDS encoding HNH endonuclease family protein, producing MVPLAEAWDSGADAWTAAEREAYANDLGDARALIAVSATSNRSKADQDPATWLPPATGYHCQYVTDWIADKTRWSLTVDTTEHEALADQLSRCPNTPITVTPAR from the coding sequence CTGGTTCCGCTCGCCGAGGCCTGGGACTCCGGCGCCGACGCCTGGACCGCGGCCGAACGCGAGGCTTACGCCAACGACCTCGGGGACGCGCGAGCGCTGATCGCCGTGTCGGCGACCTCGAACCGGTCGAAGGCGGACCAGGACCCGGCCACATGGCTGCCCCCGGCCACCGGCTACCACTGCCAGTACGTCACCGACTGGATCGCCGACAAAACCCGCTGGAGCCTGACCGTCGACACCACCGAACACGAGGCCCTCGCCGACCAGCTCAGCCGGTGCCCCAACACCCCCATCACCGTGACCCCCGCCCGCTGA
- a CDS encoding PIN domain-containing protein produces the protein MLRAGTTCTDAINFLDNELAAGLNDVSIRLPHMMRTGADAEAEMRAVRRRYDEWTWKAAEELDRRFSDREIAGQLRAGRYRAILTAPLDEALLMMYVEIAELQDYFRSVANRVRALQERYGRVGAVRYAVLDTNTTLHFTRFDKVPWHKVFGKGTAVMVPHVVVDEIDAKSYQTGDKKISRRARGVFRLLEAVLEAGPEKATADDGTPVFIAADEPGHARLAVPDDELVASALRLHQAVAPAEVVVVSRDIGVRTRARAWGLPARPLPDTYLIEGGELRRQELEQAAAELVPGGGVSKQPDPKESAASSLSSAARQAGSGS, from the coding sequence ATGCTGAGAGCCGGAACGACCTGCACCGACGCAATCAATTTCCTGGACAACGAGCTTGCGGCCGGGCTGAACGATGTCTCCATCCGGCTGCCTCACATGATGAGGACCGGCGCGGATGCCGAGGCCGAGATGCGGGCCGTGCGCAGGCGGTACGACGAGTGGACCTGGAAGGCCGCCGAGGAGCTCGACCGGCGGTTCAGCGACCGGGAGATCGCGGGACAGCTCCGTGCGGGCCGCTACCGGGCGATCCTCACCGCTCCGCTGGACGAGGCCCTGCTGATGATGTACGTGGAAATCGCCGAGCTCCAGGACTACTTCAGATCCGTGGCCAACCGGGTCCGTGCCCTGCAGGAGCGGTACGGACGCGTCGGCGCGGTCCGGTACGCGGTGCTGGACACGAACACCACGCTGCACTTCACGCGGTTCGACAAGGTCCCCTGGCACAAGGTGTTCGGGAAGGGCACCGCGGTCATGGTGCCGCACGTCGTGGTCGACGAGATCGACGCCAAGAGCTACCAGACCGGGGACAAGAAGATCTCCCGGCGGGCGCGTGGCGTGTTCCGGCTGCTGGAAGCGGTGCTGGAAGCAGGGCCCGAGAAGGCGACCGCGGACGACGGGACCCCGGTGTTCATCGCGGCCGATGAGCCCGGGCACGCCCGCCTTGCCGTGCCGGACGACGAGTTGGTGGCCTCGGCGCTGCGTCTGCACCAGGCCGTCGCTCCCGCGGAGGTGGTCGTCGTCAGCCGCGACATCGGCGTACGGACCCGCGCCCGCGCCTGGGGGCTGCCTGCACGGCCCCTGCCCGACACGTACCTGATCGAGGGCGGCGAGCTTCGCCGGCAGGAACTGGAACAGGCGGCTGCCGAGCTCGTGCCGGGCGGGGGCGTGTCAAAGCAGCCCGACCCGAAGGAATCCGCCGCGTCCTCCCTCAGCTCGGCGGCACGTCAGGCGGGGAGCGGCTCGTGA
- a CDS encoding TIGR02391 family protein — translation MRDRVHQRGDGPSALRPATAHVLTRQDDLNEVLVHVGLRVNDREQVARGPAAATLNEAARHASSLRAELRRRSTHPEVLRYCTLEILAKNPFHASLEAVKSVADRLRTLAGQGLDGARLVDTVLMPGQGTARVAINANTTGPELDEQKGLANLVKGLFSMYRNPAAHEPCLHRTVTDEELLELLTTLSMVHRRLDSAHVIP, via the coding sequence TTGCGTGATCGCGTTCATCAAAGAGGCGATGGTCCCAGTGCGTTACGTCCAGCAACCGCACACGTTCTCACCCGGCAGGACGACCTCAACGAGGTCCTCGTCCACGTCGGGCTGCGGGTCAACGACCGGGAACAGGTCGCCAGGGGGCCGGCGGCCGCCACGTTGAACGAGGCCGCACGCCATGCCAGTTCCCTGCGGGCCGAGCTGCGCCGCCGCTCTACCCACCCGGAGGTGCTGCGCTACTGCACCCTGGAGATCCTGGCAAAGAACCCCTTCCACGCCAGCCTGGAGGCGGTCAAGTCGGTGGCCGACCGGCTGCGGACCCTCGCCGGCCAGGGCCTGGACGGGGCGCGGCTGGTCGACACGGTACTCATGCCCGGCCAGGGAACGGCCCGTGTAGCCATCAACGCGAACACCACAGGGCCCGAGCTGGATGAGCAGAAGGGGCTGGCGAACCTGGTCAAGGGCCTGTTCAGCATGTACCGCAACCCGGCCGCACATGAGCCGTGCCTTCACCGCACGGTCACCGACGAGGAACTGCTGGAACTGCTCACCACGCTGTCGATGGTGCACCGACGGCTCGACAGCGCGCACGTCATCCCCTGA
- a CDS encoding transposase, translating into MKNYPPQFKADAVALYQSRPEATIRQVAADLGINPETQRNWVRAAGASRPRGRRAEVPAEPSTPLEAENAALRKKVRELEEEREILRKAAKYFAGETRW; encoded by the coding sequence ATGAAGAACTATCCGCCGCAGTTCAAGGCGGACGCGGTCGCGCTGTACCAGTCGCGGCCCGAGGCGACGATCAGGCAGGTCGCCGCCGATCTGGGGATCAACCCCGAGACCCAGCGGAACTGGGTTCGGGCGGCCGGGGCGAGCCGGCCCCGGGGGCGCCGGGCGGAGGTGCCGGCCGAGCCGTCGACGCCGTTGGAGGCGGAGAACGCCGCTCTGCGGAAGAAGGTCCGTGAGCTGGAGGAAGAGCGCGAGATCCTGCGGAAGGCGGCGAAGTATTTCGCCGGGGAGACGCGCTGGTGA
- a CDS encoding TetR/AcrR family transcriptional regulator, whose translation MSDQRRAAVLKAATRAIARDGLAASTASIAAEAGLSVGSLFNYFPTKAVLLNELYLCLKRDLAAAVVEPPIPDGSLGERAWEGWRRWIRWGAADPDKQRVLMLCDASHELTDQTRRDGVATMRGADSLFAEAQARGPFADQPLEFLVATVGALAATTMEAVSREPEEFDSRCRAGFTAVWGAIRTGGRSSDTGTDKKRNRS comes from the coding sequence TTGAGCGACCAGCGCCGCGCGGCGGTACTGAAGGCTGCGACACGGGCGATCGCGCGCGACGGACTGGCGGCGTCGACCGCCTCGATCGCGGCAGAGGCGGGACTCTCGGTCGGCTCGTTGTTCAACTACTTTCCGACGAAGGCGGTGCTGCTCAACGAGCTGTACCTCTGCCTGAAGCGCGACCTGGCCGCCGCGGTGGTCGAGCCGCCCATTCCTGACGGCTCCTTGGGGGAACGCGCCTGGGAGGGCTGGCGGCGGTGGATCCGATGGGGAGCGGCCGATCCCGACAAGCAGCGGGTGCTGATGCTGTGCGATGCCTCCCATGAACTGACCGATCAGACCCGTCGTGACGGTGTCGCCACCATGCGGGGCGCCGACTCGCTCTTCGCGGAAGCGCAGGCGCGCGGGCCCTTCGCCGACCAGCCCCTCGAGTTCCTCGTGGCCACGGTGGGTGCCCTGGCGGCCACGACCATGGAAGCTGTGTCGCGCGAGCCCGAAGAGTTCGACAGCCGCTGCCGTGCGGGCTTCACCGCGGTGTGGGGAGCGATCAGGACGGGGGGCCGGTCTTCCGATACCGGTACGGACAAGAAAAGGAACCGGTCATGA
- a CDS encoding aldehyde reductase — translation MTDSRVLVTGGSGFLAAHCILRLLEEGFQVRTTVRSERGADRVRSMIAAGGSTAATDVEAVRADLTTDDGWDAAVAGCDYVLHVASPFPATPPADESDLIVPAREGTLRVLRAALRGGVKRVVSTSSLAAIDYGHAPTTTPYDETIWTDLTGHGVTAYAKSKTLAERAAWDFADRAGLELAVVNPVGILGPVLSSDYGTSVGTIALLLDGGIPVLPRATVGIVDARDVADLHVRAMTHPAAAGERFIATAKLMTLPEMARTLRDGLGEAARKVPTRTIPDWIVRIASVFDDNVRLSLSMLGTPRDATSAKAQRVLGWAPRSPEQALLATAQSILAFKTRES, via the coding sequence ATGACGGACTCCCGAGTGCTCGTCACGGGCGGCAGCGGCTTCCTCGCCGCGCACTGCATCCTGCGCCTGCTGGAGGAGGGCTTCCAGGTGCGCACCACCGTGCGCTCCGAACGCGGCGCCGACCGCGTCCGCTCGATGATCGCCGCGGGCGGCAGCACGGCCGCAACCGACGTCGAGGCTGTGCGGGCGGATCTCACCACGGACGACGGATGGGACGCCGCTGTCGCCGGCTGCGATTACGTACTGCATGTCGCCTCGCCCTTTCCCGCCACACCGCCCGCCGACGAGAGCGACCTGATCGTGCCGGCCCGCGAGGGCACGTTGCGCGTGCTTCGTGCCGCACTGCGCGGCGGCGTCAAGCGGGTCGTGTCGACCTCGTCGTTGGCAGCGATCGACTACGGGCACGCGCCGACGACCACGCCCTACGACGAGACGATCTGGACCGACCTCACCGGCCACGGCGTGACCGCGTACGCCAAGTCCAAGACGCTCGCCGAGCGCGCCGCGTGGGACTTCGCGGACCGTGCGGGCCTCGAGCTGGCGGTGGTGAACCCGGTCGGCATACTCGGGCCGGTACTCAGTAGCGACTACGGCACCTCCGTGGGGACGATCGCGCTCCTGCTCGACGGAGGTATCCCTGTGCTGCCGCGAGCCACGGTCGGGATCGTCGATGCCCGCGATGTCGCCGATCTCCACGTGCGCGCGATGACGCACCCCGCCGCCGCAGGCGAACGCTTCATCGCAACTGCCAAGCTGATGACCCTCCCCGAGATGGCGCGGACGCTGCGGGACGGGCTCGGGGAGGCAGCGCGCAAGGTCCCCACCAGGACCATCCCCGACTGGATCGTGCGAATCGCCTCCGTGTTCGACGACAACGTCCGCCTGAGCCTGTCGATGCTCGGCACCCCACGCGACGCGACGAGCGCCAAGGCGCAGCGCGTGCTCGGATGGGCGCCGCGTTCGCCGGAGCAGGCCCTGCTCGCGACCGCACAGAGCATCCTCGCCTTCAAAACCCGCGAATCCTGA
- a CDS encoding aldehyde dehydrogenase family protein produces MSDQHAARHWIDGQWLTSSTQRPSFNPATGEEIGTFHDGGAEAAQTAIDAATRTFQASSWRWDPMARATALSHLADAFDARLNDLIDTLCRENGKLRQEAVYEVQHIVRALRFAAGLAVQNFGRVADPRPGLQSLAIRQPVGVAGVITPWNSPAYLSIRALSPALAAGCTAVVKMPAQAAQTAALVADILAGVPQLPRAVVNIFIESGSEGARLLVDSPVVPVISFTGSTQTGRHIAQAAAARLKRVGLKLGGKTPHLVFDDADLTAALPVIVRSSTVFAGQFCMTGSRILVHRDLSEELVTRLAKRLEGLRPGPASDPNSEIGPMIDKASVTRVNALVEEAISAGAEVIVRGGPSPLPELAAGAFYHPTLLAVQDSSLPIVQQETFGPVQTVQVFDTEEEAIALANATEYGLSACIWSRDADRPMRVARHLEAGLISINSWANLAIEFEEGGFRSSGLGRLGGLASLDDFTEYKQISQNYARP; encoded by the coding sequence ATGTCTGATCAGCACGCGGCCCGTCACTGGATCGACGGCCAGTGGCTCACCTCCTCTACACAGCGGCCCAGTTTCAACCCGGCCACGGGTGAAGAGATCGGCACGTTCCACGACGGCGGGGCCGAGGCCGCACAGACCGCGATCGACGCCGCAACACGCACCTTCCAGGCAAGTTCGTGGCGATGGGACCCCATGGCCCGCGCTACGGCCCTGAGCCACCTGGCCGACGCGTTCGACGCACGGCTGAACGACCTCATCGACACTCTCTGCCGGGAAAACGGCAAGCTCCGCCAGGAGGCGGTCTACGAAGTGCAGCACATCGTGCGCGCGCTGCGTTTCGCCGCCGGACTCGCGGTTCAGAACTTCGGCCGTGTGGCGGACCCCCGGCCAGGTCTGCAGTCCCTGGCCATCCGGCAACCCGTGGGAGTGGCCGGCGTGATCACCCCATGGAACTCACCCGCCTACCTCAGCATCCGTGCGCTGTCCCCCGCCCTGGCCGCCGGGTGCACGGCGGTGGTCAAGATGCCGGCTCAGGCGGCGCAGACCGCAGCTCTGGTCGCCGACATCCTTGCCGGCGTTCCCCAGTTGCCCCGCGCAGTGGTCAACATCTTCATCGAATCGGGCTCGGAGGGCGCCCGTCTGCTGGTGGACTCACCCGTCGTGCCGGTCATCAGTTTCACCGGCAGTACCCAGACGGGGCGGCACATCGCACAGGCCGCCGCCGCTCGCCTGAAACGTGTGGGACTGAAACTGGGCGGCAAGACCCCGCATCTCGTCTTCGACGACGCGGATCTGACCGCGGCCCTCCCTGTCATCGTACGTTCGTCGACAGTGTTCGCCGGGCAGTTCTGCATGACCGGTAGCCGGATCCTCGTGCATCGAGACCTCAGCGAGGAACTCGTCACCCGGCTCGCCAAACGGCTGGAAGGACTCCGCCCGGGACCGGCCTCCGACCCGAACAGCGAAATCGGCCCCATGATCGACAAGGCGTCCGTGACCCGCGTCAACGCCTTGGTCGAGGAGGCCATCAGCGCGGGAGCCGAGGTCATCGTGCGCGGCGGCCCCTCGCCCCTCCCGGAGCTGGCAGCCGGCGCCTTCTACCACCCCACGCTCCTGGCGGTGCAGGACTCCTCCCTGCCGATCGTCCAGCAGGAGACCTTCGGCCCCGTTCAGACCGTGCAGGTCTTCGACACCGAAGAAGAAGCCATCGCGCTGGCCAACGCCACCGAGTACGGGCTCAGCGCCTGCATCTGGTCCCGCGACGCGGACCGGCCGATGCGCGTCGCACGTCACCTGGAAGCGGGTCTCATCTCCATCAACAGCTGGGCGAATCTCGCCATCGAGTTCGAGGAAGGCGGCTTCAGATCCAGCGGACTCGGACGCCTGGGCGGTCTCGCCAGCCTCGACGACTTCACCGAATACAAACAGATCAGCCAGAACTACGCCCGACCTTGA
- a CDS encoding SDR family NAD(P)-dependent oxidoreductase — protein sequence MSVILVTGAATGIGNLTARALAKAGHTVYASMRSTQGSNQRYARELLDIAARDRQDLKVIELDVVSQQSADAAVQRIIEESGRLDVVVHNAGHLYVGYLEAFSPEDIAHLLDVNLLGAHRVNRAALPHMRHRGTGTLVWVGSTIPVTTPPFLGPYTASKAAMDSLAISYAYELNAFGIETTVVMPGAFTQGTQHFANATQASDTHRAAEYTRLDPLVQRNHEAHGTLFPDGA from the coding sequence ATGTCCGTCATCCTGGTCACTGGTGCCGCCACAGGCATCGGCAATCTCACTGCCAGGGCCCTCGCCAAGGCCGGTCACACCGTCTATGCCAGCATGCGCAGCACCCAGGGCTCCAACCAGCGATATGCCCGCGAACTTCTCGACATCGCCGCACGGGACAGACAGGACTTGAAGGTCATCGAGCTGGACGTGGTGTCCCAGCAGTCCGCCGACGCCGCCGTCCAGCGCATCATCGAGGAGTCCGGCCGGCTCGATGTCGTCGTCCACAACGCCGGCCACCTGTACGTCGGCTACCTCGAGGCCTTCTCGCCCGAGGACATCGCCCACCTGCTCGATGTCAACCTTCTCGGAGCACACCGCGTCAACCGCGCCGCCCTTCCGCACATGCGCCACCGGGGTACCGGAACGCTTGTATGGGTCGGCAGCACCATCCCCGTCACCACCCCGCCTTTCCTCGGCCCCTACACCGCCTCCAAGGCGGCGATGGACTCCCTGGCCATCAGCTACGCCTACGAGCTGAATGCGTTCGGCATCGAGACGACCGTCGTGATGCCCGGCGCCTTCACCCAGGGAACCCAGCACTTCGCGAACGCCACCCAGGCCAGCGACACCCACCGCGCAGCCGAGTACACCAGGCTCGACCCCCTCGTCCAGCGCAACCACGAGGCACACGGCACGCTCTTCCCCGACGGGGCGTAG
- a CDS encoding SDR family oxidoreductase produces MSNVSQRVAIVTGGSGGIGSTAARRLAADGFAVVVHYAGKPAPAEETVKKIRATGGLATAFQADVAEESEARALFQHAEDEYGHVDVVVHTAGIMPLAPITAMDLETFDRVVRTNLRGTFVVDRLAAQHVRAGGAIINFSTSVTRLQIPAYGAYAASKGGVEALTLILARELRGRDITVNAVAPGPTATPLFFEGKSQEAIDNLAMANPMERLGTAKDVSEVVAFLAGPGRWVNGQVVYTNGGMA; encoded by the coding sequence ATGAGCAATGTCTCTCAGCGCGTCGCGATCGTCACGGGTGGTTCCGGCGGCATCGGCTCCACAGCCGCCCGGCGTCTGGCCGCCGACGGATTCGCGGTCGTCGTGCACTACGCGGGCAAGCCCGCTCCGGCCGAGGAAACCGTGAAGAAGATCCGCGCAACGGGTGGTCTCGCCACGGCCTTCCAGGCGGACGTCGCCGAAGAGTCCGAGGCCAGGGCTCTTTTCCAGCACGCCGAGGACGAGTACGGCCACGTCGACGTGGTCGTGCACACGGCGGGCATCATGCCGCTCGCGCCGATCACCGCAATGGACCTCGAGACCTTCGACCGGGTCGTGCGGACCAACCTGCGCGGGACCTTCGTGGTCGACCGGCTCGCCGCCCAGCACGTCCGCGCCGGCGGCGCGATCATCAACTTCTCCACGTCCGTGACCAGGCTCCAGATCCCCGCCTACGGCGCTTACGCCGCCTCCAAGGGCGGTGTCGAAGCACTGACCCTGATCCTCGCCCGCGAACTGCGCGGCCGCGACATCACGGTCAACGCCGTCGCGCCCGGCCCGACCGCTACGCCCCTGTTCTTCGAAGGCAAGAGCCAGGAAGCCATCGACAACCTCGCCATGGCCAATCCGATGGAGCGCCTTGGCACGGCGAAGGACGTCTCCGAAGTCGTCGCGTTCCTCGCCGGTCCCGGCCGTTGGGTCAACGGCCAGGTCGTATACACCAACGGCGGCATGGCCTGA
- a CDS encoding TetR/AcrR family transcriptional regulator: protein MPARDETKRRVIEAASRLLAEGGRTAVTTRAVCAGSGIQAPTLYRLFNDMNGLLQAVAAEGFERYLAGKSELRRHADPVDDLRAGWDLHLGFGLENPGHYLIMFGEPWPEAPIPAAEAALSVLRGLVQRIAETGRLSVPVALAAEMMHAAARGATLSLLAAPAEAREPILSVRLRESVIAAIVADVPPNAAEPAARATALAAVLDDAQTLLSPGERALLDELLSRLATQPSSGGRPRQ from the coding sequence ATGCCTGCGAGAGACGAGACCAAGCGGCGCGTGATCGAAGCGGCGTCGCGGCTGCTCGCCGAGGGCGGACGGACAGCAGTCACCACACGCGCCGTCTGCGCCGGTTCCGGTATTCAGGCGCCGACTCTGTACCGGTTGTTCAACGACATGAACGGCCTCCTGCAAGCTGTCGCAGCCGAGGGCTTCGAGCGCTATCTGGCCGGCAAGTCGGAGCTGAGACGGCACGCGGACCCTGTCGATGATCTGCGTGCGGGGTGGGACCTGCATCTGGGATTCGGTCTTGAAAACCCAGGGCACTACCTGATCATGTTCGGCGAGCCCTGGCCAGAAGCGCCGATCCCCGCTGCGGAAGCCGCTCTGAGCGTCCTGCGCGGACTGGTCCAGCGCATTGCGGAGACAGGAAGGCTCAGCGTGCCTGTGGCCCTGGCGGCGGAGATGATGCATGCGGCCGCACGGGGCGCCACGCTGTCGCTGCTGGCCGCCCCCGCCGAGGCCCGTGAACCCATCCTTTCCGTGCGGCTACGAGAGTCGGTGATCGCGGCCATAGTCGCCGACGTGCCACCCAACGCTGCAGAGCCCGCCGCCCGAGCGACGGCCCTGGCGGCGGTCCTCGATGATGCGCAGACCCTGCTTTCGCCCGGTGAGCGTGCCCTGCTCGACGAACTGCTGTCCCGCCTGGCCACACAGCCTTCCTCCGGCGGACGACCGCGGCAATAG